The genomic region CATAACTATTAATAATGACATCCGTACTTGAGTTTCAGAGTAAGTTACCTCAGGGGTATTGTCAACAATCGCAACCTTTGCAAGATCAGCTTCAATAATGGTCAGATCCTTCTGATAGCTTCCATCTACCGAGACACATGACTCCCGGAAAAAACGCCGTGATATCAGTCTGTTCTCAGGATCCAATGCATTAATCACTTGGTTTGCATAAGAGCTTGTGCTAGCCGTAAATACAACAAGCTCAAACATATGAGCCGCCTCTTCAAGGAAGGCGTCTACATGTGGTCTCTTCTTCACGTAGACAGTGTACTCTTCTTCCCCACGGCGCATAGGGAATGAGAAGTCTGCGCCATGGTCGCACCTTGCTGAGTGGATAAGGGTGCCTATGCAACAGAAAATGAGCATGTAAATAATCTTAAGTGCAAGAAAAGAAACCTACAGGAGAATAAAGTATTTAAGAACTTACCATCAAGATCTAGTGCAAGAGTGACATTCTTCCTAGGTAGTAACATTGGTACGTCATCAGTCTGATCTATGTCAGTAAGAACATCTAATTCAGGTATAGGTGCTAATTCCATTGGTACATCGTCAGTTTCATCCATGTCATCCATCTCAGTAAGATCAATTATTTCAGGCGAAGAGCAAGTTGAAGGCTGACCAAGGAATTGAGACTGTGGGTTATTAACAAAGCACATGTCTGCAGTTGTACCAGCAAAGGCAATACTGCTGGCCCCTACATTTTCCTGAATGGAAGGGAGTACTCCATGACTGCCACTCATGGCTGTCAAGTCATCCATAGCATATATATTACTTAGAGCCCCATCTGAAG from Triticum aestivum cultivar Chinese Spring unplaced genomic scaffold, IWGSC CS RefSeq v2.1 scaffold184138, whole genome shotgun sequence harbors:
- the LOC123172150 gene encoding CTD small phosphatase-like protein, which codes for MANQVASEVIEIMEDDDSVGEECWDLLEVIRSFAFQDLTPASTPSPHFQASSEFNVEDYVNEGGDGILAAPSFFADGDGILAAPNHTMINSNEKTQDPGQSCSLLSSSPTEDSPLYMLATSDGALSNIYAMDDLTAMSGSHGVLPSIQENVGASSIAFAGTTADMCFVNNPQSQFLGQPSTCSSPEIIDLTEMDDMDETDDVPMELAPIPELDVLTDIDQTDDVPMLLPRKNVTLALDLDGTLIHSARCDHGADFSFPMRRGEEEYTVYVKKRPHVDAFLEEAAHMFELVVFTASTSSYANQVINALDPENRLISRRFFRESCVSVDGSYQKDLTIIEADLAKVAIVDNTPEVFQQQVNNGIPIKSWSSDRFDISLLELIPFLETIADADDVRPIIANKFAN